A window of Flavobacterium psychrophilum genomic DNA:
CAAGATCATTGAGCTGGAACAACAGGATGCCGATCTGTTTTTTGGAGAATTGTCTTTTGACATTAACGACCTGATGCGTATAGATGAGCAGGGACGGGGCTACATTAATATTATACGTTTAACAGATATTCAGGACAAGCCAAAGCTGTTCTCAACTTTTATGCTTTCGCTTTTAGCCGAGATATACAATACTATGCCCGAGAAAGGCGATGCCGATCAGCCGGAGCTTGTAATTTTTATAGATGAGGCACACCTTATATTTGACGAGGCTACCAAAACACTTTTAGACCAGATTGAATCTATCGTAAAACTGATACGCTCTAAAGGTGTGGGCATTTTCTTTGTAACCCAAAACCCTACCGATGTGCCCAACGGAGTATTAAGCCAATTAGGGTTAAAAATTCAGCATGCCCTGCGTGCCTTTACCGCAACCGACAGAAAAGCCATTAAGCTTACCGCTGAAAATTATCCTATTTCTGAATTCTACAAGACGGACGAGATCATTACACAATTAGGTACAGGCGAAGCTCTTGTTACAGCGCTGAGTGAAAAGGGCAATCCCACCCCTCTCGCAGCTACTATGCTCCGCGCACCAATGAGCCGAATGGACATTCTGACTTCTGATGAAATCACACAGCTTAACGCCTCTTCTAGACTGGTTAAAAAATACAGCGCGGTAACTGACCGTGAAAGTGCGTATGAGATGCTCTGCAAAAAAATTGAAGCAGCCGAAGTCCAAGAAGCAGAGGCACAACAGCAGAAAGCTGAAGAGAGATCGGCAAAAACAGCATCAAAATCTTCATCTACCGGAAGCACCATAGAAAAACAGATCATCAAAACAGTAACCAGTGCTACTTTTATAAGAGGTGTGTTTGGTGTGTTGAATAAAATGTTTAAATAATATTTTTTGTATGCTAAGAGAATATATCATCGCAGTATCCTTCATGGTTTGCTTATCGATTACTGCCTGTACTAAAAAAAGTACTTCTGAAAAAAACATAGCAGCCGCTGCTCCCACTATACCATCTGTAAGCGGTAAAGAATTTGTAACAAATCTTGAAAAGCTTGGCTACTTTAAATATGCCGAGCCTAAAGATCTTGACTCTTTAAAGGCTACTATGATAAGGCTCTACGATCCAACAAATGAACTTGTTACTATTTGGGATGATGAAACTTCTTTACCAAAAGATTACAGGCTGTACTGGTGCGACAGTGAAGCCCTTTTTGAAGCCGGGGGATTCAGAGAAATGCTTGCCAGACTACAACCGACCTTCGATAGAATTGGCTTAAAAATAAATGTTACCAGCCATATTGAGGAATGGGATGCTAAAAATAACTGGCTTAATCACTCTGTTACTATTAATGGAACTAACTATACCATATTTAAAAAGTTTACAGGTATAGGCTGGGGCGAAGCAGCGCAGACATTTGCAGATATTCTTAACAATGAACTGAAACTGCAAAACAAAGAAGACCGTATCTACCTGATACATGGCGGTAACGACGGAAGAATCATCTTTTTAAACCCCGCACAATTTAAATACATAGACAGCGTTTACAACAATAAAGAATGGAAACCTTTAGAGGTAAAAGAATGGTGCAGGGAGATGAATGTAACGCCTATAAATGTTAAATAAATATTTTTTTTACTCCCCGTGTAACTTTTTGCCTGCTTGTTACGTATAACTAATACATTTCATATAACTCAGGAATCTTTACATGAGACAATTAAAAATTACCAAGCAGGTAACCAACAGGGAAACTGCTTCATTAGACAAGTACCTTCAGGAGATTGGAAAAGTGGATTTGATCACAGCGGATGAGGAGGTAGAGTTAGCACAACGAATAAAAGCCGGAGACCAGAGAGCACTAGAGAAATTGACAAAAGCCAATTTACGTTTCGTGGTATCGGTAGCAAAACAATATCAAAACCAGGGATTAACACTTCCCGATCTTATCAACGAAGGAAACTTAGGTCTTATTAAAGCTGCACAGCGTTTCGATGAAACACGTGGTTTTAAATTTATTTCATACGCAGTGTGGTGGATCCGTCAGTCTATACTTCAAGCACTTGCAGAACAGTCGCGTATTGTTCGTTTACCGCTTAACAAGATTGGATCTATCAATAAGATCAATAAAATGTATGCTCTTTTAGAGCAGAGCAATGAGCGTGCTCCTTCGGCAGAAGAAATCGCTAAAGAACTTGACATGACTGTAAACGATGTTAAGGAGAGTATGAAAAACTCAGGCCGCCACCTTTCAATGGATGCGCCGCTTGTAGAAGGTGAAGACTCTAACCTTTATGACGTATTACGTTCTGGTGAGTCTCCAAACCCTGACCGTGAGCTTATTCATGAGTCGCTTCGTACAGAAATTGAGCGTGCTCTTGAAACATTAACGCCCCGTGAGGCAGATGTTGTCAGGCTTTATTTTGGTTTAGGTGATCAGCACCCAATGACTCTTGAAGAAATTGGAGAAACTTTTGACCTTACACGTGAGCGTGTTAGACAGATTAAAGAAAAGGCTATCAGGAGATTAAAACACACATCTCGCAGCAAGATCCTTAAAACTTACTTAGGATAAGTACCGTAAATACAAAAAACGACTGCCGAAATTTCATATTTTAAATAAAAATTGTATTTTGGCAGTCTGATTTTGTACGAACACCTCTAAAAATATTTAAAATTACAAACAGTTCAATAACTGTTCGTTTTTTGATTGATGATTGAACTCCGGCTGATTACCGGAGTTTTTTTTGGTCTAAACCTTCCGTGTTACTAAGTCTCAAATTAATTAAATACGGAAAATCTTACAGTGAAAACGTAATAGTCCTTCACTAAATTGTGTATCATGGCAACTTTTTTCATAATACCTGCTATTTTTTCACCCATCTATTTTATTCACAGGCAAATTGGCAACATTTTATCCTAAAATAGACTGATACCCTCAATCCTAAAACTTTATGACTTTGCGACTTTGCAGCTTTATGAGTTAAAGTTATCTTTGCGTAAACATACAAACTACGATGAAAAATACACTTATAGCACCTTCAGTGCTTTCGGCAGATTTTGCCAACCTGCAGCGCGATATCGAAATGATTAACAACAGTGAGGCAGACTGGTTTCACATTGACATTATGGATGGTGTATTTGTACCCAACATTTCTTTTGGAATGCCGGTACTTGAAGCTATAACGCGCCATGCTAAAAAAACGATCGACGTTCACCTTATGATCGTAAATCCGGATCAGTATATTAAAACATTTGCACAGCTTGGTGCTACCAACCTTACGGTACATATAGAGGCTTGCACTCACCTGCACCGCACACTTCAGGCTATAAAAGCAGAAGGTATGAAAGCCGGTATTGCTGTTAACCCTCATACTAACGTATCGCTTCTTGAAGACGTAATTAAAGATGTTGATGTTGTTTGCCTTATGAGCGTTAATCCAGGCTTCGGCGGACAGTCTTTCATTGAAAGAACATACGACAAAGTAAAACAGCTTAAAGAAATAATTACACGCAACGGTGCTTCTACCCTTATCGAGATAGACGGTGGTGTTAGCGATAAAAATGCTAAACAGTTAGTAGAAGCAGGTGCAGATGTACTTGTAGCAGGAAATTATGTTTTCAGGGCTGAAGATCCTGTAGCAACCATTGCAAGCCTTAAAAAGCTTACTTCTTTCTAAGAATACCCTACCCAAATAAACATCCAAAAATCGGCCTTCGGGTCAAACATCTATTCATGAAAAAAATTCCATTATTAATCCTTTTGGTTTCGGGCAGTATGCTTTGGGGCCAAAAAAAGAAACCTTTTGCTACAGATAGCAAAAAGGTGACAGTGTACACCACTGCCGAAAAAACCAATCAGAGGCTTGCGCCTGCTGCAGGAACACTTTCGTTCACAGAACTTAAACAGCCTCTGGAAACGCAAATTTCTGTATTTGTAGACCCTAACAAAACCTTTCAGACGGTTATGGGTATTGGTGGTGCTATTACAGATGCTTCTGCCGAAACTTTTGGTAAAATCCCAAAAGACAAGCAGAAAGAAATACTTGATGCTTACTATGATGTAAACAAAGGTATTGGTTACACCCTGGCAAGAACAACTATTCATAGCAGCGATTTTTCAAGCGGAAGCTATACGTACATTACCGAAGGCGACAAAGAACTTAAGTCATTCAATGTTTCGCACGACCAACAGTATCGTATACCTATGATCAAGCAGGCAATTGCCGCTGCGGGAGGTAAACTAACGTTATACGCGTCGCCATGGAGCCCACCGGCTTTCATGAAAGACAATAATAACATGCTTAAAGGCGGTAAACTTAAACCTGAGTTTTTCCAGACATGGGCTACATATTATACTAAGTTCATTAAGGCGTATGAGAAAGAAGGAATCCCGGTTTGGGGTATCTCTATCCAAAACGAGCCAATGGCTACACAAACCTGGGAGTCTTGTATTTTTACAGGCGAAGAAGAGCGTGATTTCCTTAAAAACTTCCTTGGACCAACAATGAAAAAAGAAGGCCTTGGCAGCAAAAAGATCATTGCATGGGATCATAATCGTGATATGCTCTACCAAAGGGCAAGCACAGTACTTAACGATCCTAAGGCAGCTAAATACCTTTGGGGCATTGGTTACCACTGGTACGAGAACTGGAGCGGCGGCGAGCAGATGTTCGACAACCTTAAACTGGTTCACGAAGCATATCCTGAAACCAACCTGATCTTTACAGAAGGTTGTAAAGAGAAGTTTGATATTACCAAGATCAACGACTGGAAGCTGGGTGAGCTTTACGGTACAAACCTTATCAATGACTTTAATAACGGTATCGTTGCATGGACAGACTGGAACATACTTCTTGACGAAAATGGTGGACCAAACCATGTTAAGAACTTTTGTTTTGCACCTATCCATGCTAATGTAAAAACCGGAGAGATCATGTACACCAGCGAATACTGGTACATAGGCCACTTCTCTAAATTTGTACGCCCTGGTGCTAAGCGTATTGCTTGTTCTCCAAGCAGAAGCGCAATAAGTGCAACAGGTTTTATCAATACAGATGGTAAAGTTGCAGTTATCGTAATGAACAAAGGCGAGGAGAAACTTAACTACAACCTTTGGATTGAAGGTAAAGCTGTAGAAGTAGAAAGCCTTCCGCATTCTATACAGACTTTGGTGTTTTAATACTGAATCGCATTATAGCAAAAAACCTCCGGTACTGCCGGAGGTTTTTTTTATTGTATGATTTTCTAAATCTTGAAGATTAAAAAGTAATATTACCAGCCAATTGTTTCAATGACACTTCGGATATTTTAGCCTGGAATTGTGCCGAACTGTTACGCGTACGGGCATTAACATAGTTAAGCTGAGCTGTACGTACCTCAAGTTGGGTAATGGTACCAATACGGTATTTCTCTAACGTAATATCAAGGTTTTGTTTGGCAATATCTTCATTACGTGCTTCAAGTTCTACAAGCTCAAGATTAGTAAGGTAAGTTTGATAGGCAGAAATCAGCTGTGACTTAACCGTTTGCGTCTGCTGATCGATTAAAATCTGGCTGTTGTCAATCTGAAACTTCGCGATTTTCTCGTTCCTGTTCTGTAAAAAGCCATTAAATATATTTATAGATGCCGATATACCATAGTTTAAACCGCGGCTGTTATTTTCCCTGGCAAACCCAAGACTGGATTCACTTTCATTGAAAATATAACCTGTGCTGACGCCTATTTGCGGATACCGCGACGACTTAACCTGCTTGAGGTTGAGTTCTGCCACCCGCTTATTAATAAGCGCCAATTGTATTTGTGGATTTTGCCCTGATGCTAAATTCATAAGGTCAACCAGTTTTAATCTGTCGTCTATAGCTACCGAATCTATAACCTTAAAATCTAATACAAGATTACGTGCCATAAGCTCGTTTAAATAGGTCTTTGTATTTTGATACGATTCACGCTGGCGAAGGTAATTGGTCTGGTCGGTATTAAGGTCTACCTGGGCATTAAGTACTTCGAGCTTAGCCGCTTTACCAATTTTAAATCTGTTATCGGCAGTAGTAACCCTTTGCTTTGATATCACAATTGCAGTGTCAAGTGCAGTAAGCATCTGCTGCTGCTGCACCAGGTCAAAATAGGTAGTCATAACATCGCTTACGCGGTTAAGCACCATAAGTTTCAGTTCTGTTTCCCCCTGTTTTTGCAGTTCTTTCAACTGATCGTAGCGTGCAAACATCCTGAAACCATCAAAGATAGTCCATCCTAAATTTACACCGTAACTCATGCTATTGTTACGGGCATTATCCAGTTCCTGCACAGTACCATCTGCACGAATCTGTTTGGAATATTGTTGATTATTATTCTGCGTAAACGTTCCTGAAAGATTAGGCAGCAAGCCTGCATTGGCAAGGCTTACATTCTGCTCATCAATCTTAAGGTCGTTTTTAGAGAGCTTAATATCGTAATTGTTTTCAAGCGCAATAGCAACTGCCTTTTCCGGCGTTAGTAAATCCTGTTCAGGTATAAGCACTACCTGTGCTGAAGAAGCAATTGTAAACAGGCTACATAAAATATACAGGCAAAACCTCATATAGTAATGGTTTTAGTCTTCAAGATTATCAAATTCGGGGCGGTGCTTTCTGGGCTTCGACCACATAAAATAAATAGCAGGGATAATAAAAAGTGTAAGGATAAGTGAGAACACTGTTCCTCCAACAATTACAACACCCATACCAACACGGCTGGTAGATGCAGCACCTAACGACATAGCAATAGGCAACGCACCAAGTGCAATAGCTAAACTGGTCATTAAAATCGGGCGAAGGCGCGATTCTGCGGCTTCCATAATTGCTTCGTATTTTGGTTTGCCTTCTTCGCGAAGCTGGTTGGCAAATTCTACTATTAATATACCGTTCTTGGTAACAAGCCCGATAAGCATAATCGTACCGATCTGGCTAAAGATATTCCAAGTCTGCCCGAACAGCCAAAGCGACAATAACGCCCCTGCGACCGCCATAGGTACCGTAAGGATGATAATAAACGGATCTATAAAGCTTTCAAACTGGGCGGCTAATATTAAATAGATAAGCAATAGTGCGAGTCCGAACGCAAACAACGTATTCGAGCTACTTTCTACAAAGTCACGCGACTCACCACCAAGATCGGTAGTAAATGTATCATCCAGTACTTTTTCACGAGCGCGCTCCATAGCATCAATACCATCGCTGATACTCATACCCGGCGAAAGTCCTGCCGATACAGTAGCCGACATATACCTGTTGTTGTGGTATAACTGCGGCGGACTACTTTGTTCGTCTACCGTTACTAAGTTATCAAGCTGCAATAGCTGACCAGAACTGCTTTTTACAAATGTAGATGTAAGGTCTATTGGTGCATCACGGTCTTTCAGTTCAAACTGCCCCATAACCTGGTATTGCTTACCATTCATCATAAAGTACCCAAAACGTTGTCCGCTCAATGACAATTGTAATGTCTGCGCAATATCAAGTAACGATACACCAAGGCTTTGTGCCTTTTCGCGGTCTATAGTTACATTTATCTCCGGCTTATTGAATTTAAGGTTCACATCGGTCATAGAAAAAGTTGGATCTTTACTTACCTCGTCCATAAATTCCGGAATCTTCTCCCGTAGCTTTTCAAAGTTAGGTGCCTGGATAATATACTGAATTGGTGGCCCTCCCCTTCTGTTTACAGCAATAGTAGGCTGTTCTGATACAGAGGTTCTTGCTTCGCTGTAGCGTTTTGTCCATTTGGTAAGGTCGGCAGCAATTTCTTTTTGCGAACGCTCCCTGTCTTCTTTTTCTTTTAGTGCTATCCTTACACGACCGCTATTTACAGAAGCAGATCCAAATCCGGGCGATGTAATTACAAGGCTGGCTTTCACTTCGGGAATGGAGTCCTTAATAAGCTTTTCCATCTCCTGCATAAAGCGGTCCATATAGTCATAAGATGCACCTTCGGGAGCGGTAATATTCATACCTATAAAACTCCTGTCATCATACGGTGCTGTTTCCTTTTGGATGGTAGAATAGAAAAATGCAATAAGCCCGATACATATAATAAGAATAGGGAAACTTAACCATTTTCTTTTCATGAAACCTTTAAGCGAATCGGCGTAGCCTGAATTCAGCTTTTCGAAATACGGCTCTGTAAATTCGTAAAATCTTGATTTTTTATGTACCCCTTTTATAAGGTAAGCGTTAAGCATTGGTGTAAGCGTTAACGATACAAAGGCAGATATTAAAACGGCCGCTGCAATGACGACCCCAAACTCCCGGAAGAGCCTGCCCACAAATCCTTCAAGGAAAATAACCGGAAGGAAAACGGCTGCCAGTGTTATAGAGATTGAAATGACAGCAAAGAAAATTTCGTTCGCCCCTTTCATCGCAGCTTCAATAGGGGTCATCCCCTCTTCGACCTTTTTGAATATATTTTCGGTGACCACAATACCATCATCTACCACAAGACCTGTAGCCAATACAATAGCCAATAGCGTTAATACATTTATGGAGAAGCCAAAAATGTACATGATAAAGAACGTTGCAATAAGCGATACCGGAATATCCAGCAACGGGCGCAGTGCAATAGCCCAGTCCCTAAAGAAAAGGTAAATAATAAGTGTTACCAGTATAATAGATATAGCGAGTGTTTCAGCCACCTCCAATACCGATTTTTTAATAAACATTGTGTTATCAATAACAATATTAGTTACCAAATCGCCCGGAAGCTCTTTTTTCATCTGCTCATATTGCGCATAAAAAGCATCGGCAATTTCAACATAGTTGGTACCCGGCTGCGGAATAATAGCAAGACCAACAAGCTGCTGGCCTTCATTAGTCATTTTAGTTTCGAGGTTTTCCGGGCCAAGTTCTGCACGGCCAACATCGCTAAAGCGAACAATCTTTTCACCCTCCGATTTTATAATGATATTATTAAACTGTTCCGGATTGGAAAGGTTACCCAGCGTTTTAATAGTAAGTTCTGTATTGGCACCTGTAAGTTTACCTGTGGGCAGCTCTACGTTCTGACTGTCTAATGCGGCACGGACATCACTCACGGTAACACCGTATGCATTAAGCTTTACAGGATCAAGCCACATTCTCATAGCATAACGCTTTTGCCCCCATATCTGCACGCTGCTGACACCCGGAATGGTTTGCAGCCTTTCGGCAATAACATTCTCGGCATAGTCACTTAATTCAAGCGGATTACGGGTAGCGCTCTGCACCGTCATGGTAATAATAGGTTCGCTATCGGCATCTGCCTTAGAAACCACCGGAGGTGCATCTATATCCTGCGGAAGGCTTCTAACGGCTTGTGATACTTTATCACGCACGTCGTTAGCCGCTTCTTCAAGATTTTTTTCAAGTTCAAATTCAATGGTAATATTACTGGAACCCTGGTTACTTGACGATGTAATATTCCTGATACCGTCAATTGAGTTGATGGCTTTTTCCAGCGGCTCTGTAATTTGCGATTCTATAATGTCGGCGTTAGCACCCGCATAACTGGTACGCACCGATATTTGTGCAGGGTCGATAGATGGAAATTCCCTTACCCCTAAAAAGGTATAGCCTATTATACCAAATAGTATAATTGCCACATTCATTACGATAGTAAGTACGGGACGCTTAATGCTTAGTGTAGATAAACTCATACTACTTCGCTTTTTTAGTTACCGATACTTTTACCGGGGTTTCTTTCTTAAGCGTAAGTACGCCGGTGGTAAGTACTGTATCCCCGGCTTTAAGTCCCGAAAGTATTACAATATCTTTATCGGTACGGGTTCCGGTTTCTACCATGACCTCATCGGCTTTACCGTTTCTGGATACAAAAACCTTTTTCCCATCCTGTACAGGAAAAATGGCCTCGGTAGGAATTAAAAAGGCGTCATCCGTTTTATCTAACGGAAGTAATACGTTTGCAAATGTACCCGGAAGCAGTTTCCCGTGGCTGTTATCTGCTACTGCCCTTACTCTTAACGTTCTTGTAGCTACTTCTACAGCAGGTTCTAATGCATAGATCTTAGCCTGGAA
This region includes:
- a CDS encoding ATPase, which gives rise to MADTTHFLETITNGYQAKGATITLGTAMLNGKPVQDAFIKIPLKTLNRHGLIAGATGTGKTKTLQVLAEQLSENGVPVLMMDIKGDLSGIAKAAQEQPFITERHAKIGLPYEAKAFPVELMSLSQQDGVRLRSTVSEFGPVLFSRVLGLNDTQTGVVNVIFKYCDDHNMPLLDLKDIKKVLQYITDEGKTEIEKEYGRISTSSTGSILRKIIELEQQDADLFFGELSFDINDLMRIDEQGRGYINIIRLTDIQDKPKLFSTFMLSLLAEIYNTMPEKGDADQPELVIFIDEAHLIFDEATKTLLDQIESIVKLIRSKGVGIFFVTQNPTDVPNGVLSQLGLKIQHALRAFTATDRKAIKLTAENYPISEFYKTDEIITQLGTGEALVTALSEKGNPTPLAATMLRAPMSRMDILTSDEITQLNASSRLVKKYSAVTDRESAYEMLCKKIEAAEVQEAEAQQQKAEERSAKTASKSSSTGSTIEKQIIKTVTSATFIRGVFGVLNKMFK
- a CDS encoding RNA polymerase subunit sigma, which codes for MRQLKITKQVTNRETASLDKYLQEIGKVDLITADEEVELAQRIKAGDQRALEKLTKANLRFVVSVAKQYQNQGLTLPDLINEGNLGLIKAAQRFDETRGFKFISYAVWWIRQSILQALAEQSRIVRLPLNKIGSINKINKMYALLEQSNERAPSAEEIAKELDMTVNDVKESMKNSGRHLSMDAPLVEGEDSNLYDVLRSGESPNPDRELIHESLRTEIERALETLTPREADVVRLYFGLGDQHPMTLEEIGETFDLTRERVRQIKEKAIRRLKHTSRSKILKTYLG
- a CDS encoding ribulose phosphate epimerase, which produces MKNTLIAPSVLSADFANLQRDIEMINNSEADWFHIDIMDGVFVPNISFGMPVLEAITRHAKKTIDVHLMIVNPDQYIKTFAQLGATNLTVHIEACTHLHRTLQAIKAEGMKAGIAVNPHTNVSLLEDVIKDVDVVCLMSVNPGFGGQSFIERTYDKVKQLKEIITRNGASTLIEIDGGVSDKNAKQLVEAGADVLVAGNYVFRAEDPVATIASLKKLTSF
- a CDS encoding glycosyl hydrolase; protein product: MKKIPLLILLVSGSMLWGQKKKPFATDSKKVTVYTTAEKTNQRLAPAAGTLSFTELKQPLETQISVFVDPNKTFQTVMGIGGAITDASAETFGKIPKDKQKEILDAYYDVNKGIGYTLARTTIHSSDFSSGSYTYITEGDKELKSFNVSHDQQYRIPMIKQAIAAAGGKLTLYASPWSPPAFMKDNNNMLKGGKLKPEFFQTWATYYTKFIKAYEKEGIPVWGISIQNEPMATQTWESCIFTGEEERDFLKNFLGPTMKKEGLGSKKIIAWDHNRDMLYQRASTVLNDPKAAKYLWGIGYHWYENWSGGEQMFDNLKLVHEAYPETNLIFTEGCKEKFDITKINDWKLGELYGTNLINDFNNGIVAWTDWNILLDENGGPNHVKNFCFAPIHANVKTGEIMYTSEYWYIGHFSKFVRPGAKRIACSPSRSAISATGFINTDGKVAVIVMNKGEEKLNYNLWIEGKAVEVESLPHSIQTLVF
- a CDS encoding transporter, which codes for MRFCLYILCSLFTIASSAQVVLIPEQDLLTPEKAVAIALENNYDIKLSKNDLKIDEQNVSLANAGLLPNLSGTFTQNNNQQYSKQIRADGTVQELDNARNNSMSYGVNLGWTIFDGFRMFARYDQLKELQKQGETELKLMVLNRVSDVMTTYFDLVQQQQMLTALDTAIVISKQRVTTADNRFKIGKAAKLEVLNAQVDLNTDQTNYLRQRESYQNTKTYLNELMARNLVLDFKVIDSVAIDDRLKLVDLMNLASGQNPQIQLALINKRVAELNLKQVKSSRYPQIGVSTGYIFNESESSLGFARENNSRGLNYGISASINIFNGFLQNRNEKIAKFQIDNSQILIDQQTQTVKSQLISAYQTYLTNLELVELEARNEDIAKQNLDITLEKYRIGTITQLEVRTAQLNYVNARTRNSSAQFQAKISEVSLKQLAGNITF
- a CDS encoding acriflavin resistance protein, with the translated sequence MSLSTLSIKRPVLTIVMNVAIILFGIIGYTFLGVREFPSIDPAQISVRTSYAGANADIIESQITEPLEKAINSIDGIRNITSSSNQGSSNITIEFELEKNLEEAANDVRDKVSQAVRSLPQDIDAPPVVSKADADSEPIITMTVQSATRNPLELSDYAENVIAERLQTIPGVSSVQIWGQKRYAMRMWLDPVKLNAYGVTVSDVRAALDSQNVELPTGKLTGANTELTIKTLGNLSNPEQFNNIIIKSEGEKIVRFSDVGRAELGPENLETKMTNEGQQLVGLAIIPQPGTNYVEIADAFYAQYEQMKKELPGDLVTNIVIDNTMFIKKSVLEVAETLAISIILVTLIIYLFFRDWAIALRPLLDIPVSLIATFFIMYIFGFSINVLTLLAIVLATGLVVDDGIVVTENIFKKVEEGMTPIEAAMKGANEIFFAVISISITLAAVFLPVIFLEGFVGRLFREFGVVIAAAVLISAFVSLTLTPMLNAYLIKGVHKKSRFYEFTEPYFEKLNSGYADSLKGFMKRKWLSFPILIICIGLIAFFYSTIQKETAPYDDRSFIGMNITAPEGASYDYMDRFMQEMEKLIKDSIPEVKASLVITSPGFGSASVNSGRVRIALKEKEDRERSQKEIAADLTKWTKRYSEARTSVSEQPTIAVNRRGGPPIQYIIQAPNFEKLREKIPEFMDEVSKDPTFSMTDVNLKFNKPEINVTIDREKAQSLGVSLLDIAQTLQLSLSGQRFGYFMMNGKQYQVMGQFELKDRDAPIDLTSTFVKSSSGQLLQLDNLVTVDEQSSPPQLYHNNRYMSATVSAGLSPGMSISDGIDAMERAREKVLDDTFTTDLGGESRDFVESSSNTLFAFGLALLLIYLILAAQFESFIDPFIIILTVPMAVAGALLSLWLFGQTWNIFSQIGTIMLIGLVTKNGILIVEFANQLREEGKPKYEAIMEAAESRLRPILMTSLAIALGALPIAMSLGAASTSRVGMGVVIVGGTVFSLILTLFIIPAIYFMWSKPRKHRPEFDNLED